One genomic segment of Gopherus flavomarginatus isolate rGopFla2 chromosome 11, rGopFla2.mat.asm, whole genome shotgun sequence includes these proteins:
- the LOC127031809 gene encoding olfactory receptor 4Q3-like gives LMNGSVVSQFTLLGLSHSRPLQLFLFGLVSACYTASLLGNLLIVVTVQVDPDLLQSPMYFFLANLSLIDMALGSVATPKMLSDLLSQDSTISYGGCMAQLFFLHFLGGSEMFLLTLMAYDCYLAICHPLSYTETMHHHRCLGLLATCWAGGLLHSSTQLVLVVWLPFCGPSKLDNFNCDVTQVAKLACSDTYMMVSNSGLILLVCFLVLLGSYVVILETLQGCFGDESGRKALSTCSAHLMVVSLIFVPCIFVYLWPFSSSQMDKMASIFYTIITPVLNPIIYTLRNQEVKEAMKRQCLEFISYTERPLAV, from the coding sequence CTGATGAATGGTTCAGTGGTCTCACAGTTCACCCTCCTGGGCCTGTCCCACTCCCGCCCTCTCCAGCTTTTCCTCTTTGGCCTAGTCTCAGCCTGCTACACGGCCAGCCTGCTGGGCAACCTCCTCATTGTGGTGACTGTGCAGGTGGACCCTGACCTCCTCCAgtcccccatgtacttcttcctggcaAACCTCTCACTCATCGACATGGCCCTCGGCTCAGTGGCTACTCCCAAGATGCTCAGCGACTTGCTGAGCCAGGACAGCACCATCTCCTATGGAGGCTGCATGGCCCAGCTTTTCTTCCTTCACTTCCTGGGTGGCTCTGAGATGTTCCTCCTCACACTCATGGCCTACGACTGCTACCTGGCCATCTGCCACCCACTGAGCTACACTGAGACCATGCACCATCACCGCTGCCTGGGCCTCTTGGCAACCTGCTGGGCTGGAGGCTTGCTCCATTCTTCCACCCAGCTGGTGCTGGTGGTGTGGCTGCCATTTTGTGGGCCCAGCAAGCTGGACAATTTCAACTGCGATGTAACCCAGGTGGCCAAGCTAGCCTGCAGTGACACCTACATGATGGTGTCCAACAGTGGCCTGATCTTGCTGGTCTGCTTCCTGGTCTTGCTGGGGTCATACGTTGTCATCTTAGAGACCCTCCAAGGATGCTTTGGTGATGAGAGTGGCAGGAAGGCTTTGTCCACCTGTAGTGCCCACCTGATGGTGGTGAGCCTCATCTTTGTGCCCTGCATTTTCGTCTACCTCTGGCCTTTCTCCAGCTCACAGATGGACAAGATGGCCTCCATCTTCTATACCATCATCACGCCAGTGctgaaccccatcatctacaccCTGAGGAACCAGGAGGTCAAGGAAGCCATGAAGCGAC